Proteins encoded within one genomic window of Acidihalobacter prosperus:
- a CDS encoding DnaJ family domain-containing protein, protein MDPVDAIAERRIREALERGELDDLPGAGRPLNLDDDAHVPPELRAAYRLLKNAGFLPPEVELRREIGEAQGLIDAATGPGERDRAQRRLELLHLRLRLRGDSGRDPRLDEAYREAVQVRLDRCGSGG, encoded by the coding sequence ATGGACCCCGTAGACGCCATTGCCGAACGCCGTATCCGCGAGGCGCTCGAACGCGGCGAACTGGACGATCTGCCCGGTGCGGGCCGTCCGCTGAATCTGGACGACGACGCTCATGTGCCACCGGAACTGCGCGCGGCTTATCGTCTGCTCAAGAATGCCGGTTTCCTGCCGCCGGAGGTCGAACTGCGCCGCGAGATCGGCGAGGCTCAGGGGCTCATCGATGCCGCGACCGGACCCGGGGAACGCGATCGGGCGCAGCGTCGCTTGGAGCTGCTGCACCTGCGCCTGCGGCTGCGCGGCGATTCAGGGCGTGATCCGCGATTGGACGAGGCCTACCGCGAGGCGGTGCAAGTGCGTCTCGACCGTTGCGGGAGCGGGGGCTGA
- a CDS encoding SixA phosphatase family protein has product MKTLTLLRHAKSSWKRPDLGDFERPLNGRGRTDAPNMGRRLARRGLQPTRIVSSPALRARATAEAVADALAYPHARILWEPRIYEAGVQTLLTILRGQADEDAHLLIVGHNPGLTMLANALTGDRLDNLPTAGAYTLTLPIEQWRATDWGIGTRTLLMVPKDPAEAETATSPVTG; this is encoded by the coding sequence ATGAAGACACTCACGCTGTTGCGTCATGCCAAGTCGAGCTGGAAACGGCCCGATCTCGGCGATTTCGAGCGTCCGCTCAATGGTCGCGGACGAACCGACGCCCCCAACATGGGGCGCCGGCTCGCCCGGCGCGGTCTTCAACCCACGCGCATCGTCAGCAGCCCGGCGCTACGCGCGCGCGCCACGGCGGAAGCAGTCGCCGATGCGCTCGCCTACCCGCACGCGCGCATCCTCTGGGAGCCGCGCATCTACGAAGCCGGCGTGCAGACGCTGCTCACGATCCTCCGCGGGCAGGCCGATGAGGATGCGCATCTGCTGATTGTCGGTCACAATCCCGGCCTGACGATGCTGGCAAACGCATTGACCGGCGACCGGCTCGACAACCTGCCGACCGCTGGCGCCTATACCCTCACCCTGCCCATCGAGCAGTGGCGAGCAACCGATTGGGGTATCGGCACCCGGACCCTGCTGATGGTGCCCAAGGACCCTGCCGAAGCCGAAACGGCTACGAGCCCCGTGACGGGATAA
- a CDS encoding host attachment protein produces the protein MINPIWVLVANAGRARLFCSSSRNGKLVEQAAWVDSEARLKARDMLSDKAGRAHDTSGQSRHAMAPRVDPKSEEAMRFARMVCDRLAEVMRNTPCERLHIAAAPAFLGRLRECMGGSLRGKVSSEIPKDLTAFDGLHLRQHLPDFL, from the coding sequence ATGATCAATCCTATCTGGGTTCTCGTCGCCAACGCCGGCCGCGCCCGCCTTTTCTGCTCCTCCTCCCGCAACGGCAAGCTCGTCGAGCAGGCCGCCTGGGTCGACAGCGAGGCGCGCCTGAAAGCCCGCGACATGCTCAGCGACAAGGCCGGCCGCGCGCACGACACCAGTGGCCAGAGCCGCCATGCCATGGCACCCCGGGTCGACCCCAAATCCGAAGAGGCCATGCGCTTCGCACGCATGGTCTGCGACAGGCTCGCCGAAGTCATGCGCAACACGCCCTGCGAACGTCTGCACATCGCCGCCGCACCGGCCTTCCTCGGCCGCCTGCGCGAATGCATGGGCGGTTCGCTGCGCGGCAAGGTGAGCAGCGAGATACCCAAGGATCTGACCGCCTTTGACGGCCTGCATCTGCGTCAGCATCTGCCCGACTTCCTGTAA